Proteins encoded in a region of the Procambarus clarkii isolate CNS0578487 chromosome 42, FALCON_Pclarkii_2.0, whole genome shotgun sequence genome:
- the LOC138373471 gene encoding golgin subfamily A member 6-like protein 22, translating into MIRATDKSATDNMIRATDNKICAIDNKIRATNNTIRPTDNKIRATDNMIHATDKRANDNKIRSTYNRIHKKDKMIHATDNMIHATDNMIRATDNMIRAIDNKIRAIDKTIYATDKCATDNKIRVTENKIRATDNKIRATDNKIRPSDDKISTTDNMIRATDKRATNNKIFVTDNIIHATDNKKRATDNKIHATDNKIRGTDYKIRATENRICADYNKIRATDKKTHDTDNKTRATDNKIRGIDNKIPATDNKIYATDNKIHATDNKVHATDKKIRATDNRIRATDKKIRATDNKIRATENTIPATDNKIRSTDNKIPATDNKIYIHATDNKIHATDNKVHATDKKILATDDTIRATDNNIGATDKKIRATDKKIRATDNLIGATDNLIGTTDNKIRATDNKICVTDNKINSTDNKIHATDSMIRATDNKIGATENTIPATDTMIRAIDNRYVPLTP; encoded by the exons atgatacgtgccactgacaaaagtgcaactgataacatgatacgtgccactgacaataaGATATGTGCtattgacaacaagatacgtgccaccaacaacacgatacgtcccactgacaacaagatacgtgccactgacaacatgatacatgccactgacaaacgtgccaatgataacaagatacgtTCCACTTACAACAGGATACATAAGaaagacaaaatgatacatgccacagacaacatgatacatgccactgacaatatg atacgtgccactgacaacatgatacgtgccattgacaacaagatacgtgccattgacaaaACGATATATGCCACTGAcaaatgtgccactgacaacaagatacgtgtcactgaaaacaagatacgtgccactgacaacaagatacgggccacagacaacaagatacgtccATCTGACGACAAGATAAGTacaactgacaacatgatacgtgccactgacaaacgtGCCACTAATAACAAGATATTTGTCACTGACAACataatacatgccactgacaacaagaaacgtgccactgataacaagatacatgccactgataacaagatacgtggcACTGATTACAAAATACGTGCAACTGAAAACAGGATATGTGCTGAttataacaagatacgtgccactgacaaaaagACACATGACACTGATAACAAgacacgtgccactgacaacaagatacgtggcattgacaacaagatacctgccactgacaacaagatatatgccactgacaacaagatacatgccactgacaacaaggtacatgccactgacaagaaGATACGAgcaactgacaacaggatacgtgccactgacaagaagatacgtgccaccgacaacaagatacgtgccactgagaaCACGATacctgccactgacaacaagatacgttctactgacaacaagatacctgccactgacaacaagatatat atacatgccactgacaacaagatacatgccactgacaacaaggtacatgccactgacaagaaGATACTTGCAACTGACGAcacgatacgtgccactgacaacaacatAGGTGCCACTGACaagaagatacgtgccactgacaagaaaatacgtgccactgacaacctgaTAGGTGCTACTGACAACCTGATAGgtaccactgacaacaagatacgtgccactgataacaagatatgtgttactgataacaagataaattccactgataacaagatacatgccactgacagcatgatacgtgccaccgacaacaagaTAGGTGCCACTGAGAACACGATACCtgccactgacaccatgatacgtgccattgacaacag atacgtgccactgacaccatga